Proteins found in one Physeter macrocephalus isolate SW-GA chromosome 17, ASM283717v5, whole genome shotgun sequence genomic segment:
- the CES3 gene encoding LOW QUALITY PROTEIN: carboxylesterase 3 (The sequence of the model RefSeq protein was modified relative to this genomic sequence to represent the inferred CDS: inserted 3 bases in 2 codons; substituted 2 bases at 2 genomic stop codons) has protein sequence MGQMSLEDMLAILRPYLTKGLLPQDVPTEMMPXIIDEYLRSSSDGQATXEAFRELISNVVMNIXNFSRNLQDSGVSIFFYEFQHRPSSFEKIKPAWVRADHGAEKTFTFGVPFLMDESSMLAFPEATEEXQQLSLTTMAQWTPFSWTGDPNGKGLPPWPPFNCSEQYLAISLVPRVSQKLRKARQQFWAETLPTKIWQWQQKQKGRKAQEEL, from the exons ATGGGTCAGATGAGCCTGGAGGACATGCTGGCCATCCTGAGGCCCTACTTGACAAAAG GCCTCTTGCCCCAGGATGTGCCCACTGAGATGATGC CCATCATAGATGAATACCTGCGCAGCAGCTCAGATGGACAAGCCACATGAGAAGCCTTCCGGGAATTGATAAGCAACGTTGTCATGAACAT GAATTTTTCCAGAAACCTCCAAG ATTCTGGGGTCTccatctttttctatgagttccAGCATCGACCCAGTTCTTTTGAGAAGATCAAGCCGGCCTGGGTGCGGGCTGATCATGGGGCTGAGAAGACCTTCACCTTCGGGGTTCCTTTCCTCATGGATGAGAGCTCCATGCTGG CCTTTCCAGAAGCCACAGAAGAGTAGCAGCAGCTGAGCCTCACCACGATGGCCCAGTGGACCCCCTTCTCCTGGACAGG GGATCCCAACGGCAAGGGGCTACCTCCTTGGCCCCCATTCAACTGTTCAGAGCAATACCTGGCAATCAGCCTGGTGCCACGGGTCAGCCAGAAGCTAAGGAAGGCCCGACAGCAGTTCTGGGCAGAGACACTGCCCACCAAGATCTGGCAgtggcagcagaagcagaagggCAGGAAGGCCCAGGAGGAGCTCTGA
- the LOC114484100 gene encoding LOW QUALITY PROTEIN: cocaine esterase-like (The sequence of the model RefSeq protein was modified relative to this genomic sequence to represent the inferred CDS: inserted 2 bases in 1 codon) yields the protein MGTLPLRELSDLPRIVQVEVHPVPSIIGVNSDEYSWIIPSVMNNSDTQKETDRETIKDGLQKISTMMDPSPQSCLCPSRPLPACLTCLFLIHLSLMPPEFVDLLMEEYTGGSEDFQTLRIQFPETMGDCIFVIPALQVAKLQCSYTPVYFYEFQHQPSFFKDVRPSCVRADHGDEVRFIFRSPFGSSHIQLTEEEELLSRKMMKYWANFARNGNPNGEGLPHWPXPHWPALNMQPAVGRALKARRLQFWTKTLPQKIRELMEAKEKHTKL from the exons ATGGGGACGCTGCCCCTCAgggagttaagtgacttgcccaggatcgTACAGGTGGAAG TGCACCCTGTCCCCAGCATCATTGGTGTAAACAGCGATGAGTACAGTTGGATCATCCCCTCG GTCATGAACAATTCTGACACCCAGAAGGAAACGGACAGAGAGACCATAAAGGATGGCTTGCAGAAAATATCAACAATGATG GATCCATCTCCCCagtcctgcctctgcccctcccgGCCCCTGCCGGCCTGCCTAACCTGCCTCTTCCTGATCCACCTGAGTTTGATGCCGCCTGAGTTTGTTGACCTGTTGATGGAGGAGTACACAGGGGGCAGTGAGGACTTCCAGACCCTCCGAATCCAGTTCCCTGAGACCATGGGGGACTGCATCTTCGTGATCCCTGCACTCCAGGTAGCAAAGTTACAGT gttCCTACACCCCTGTCTACTTCTACGAGTTCCAGCATCAGCCCAGCTTCTTCAAGGATGTCAGGCCGAGCTGTGTGAGGGCAGACCATGGAGATGAGGTTCGCTTCATCTTCAGAAGTCCTTTCGGGAGCAGCCACA TCCAACTCACtgaggaggaggagctgctgaGCAGGAAGATGATGAAGTATTGGGCCAACTTTGCTCGAAATGG GAACCCCAACGGCGAGGGTCTGCCCCACTGGCC GCCCCACTGGCCTGCgctgaacatgcagcctgcagtGGGCCGAGCCCTGAAGGCCCGCAGGCTCCAGTTCTGGACCAAGACCCTACCCCAGAAGATACGGGAGCTAATGGAGGCCAAGGAGAAGCACACAAAACTGTAG
- the B3GNT9 gene encoding UDP-GlcNAc:betaGal beta-1,3-N-acetylglucosaminyltransferase 9, which translates to MRRRLRLRGEASLTLLLGAALGLLLYAQRDGAAPTTNAPRAQGRAAPGPTPGLRVFQAPDAGAAPPAYEEDTPEPPTPTGPFDFGRYLRAKDQRRFPLLINQPHKCRGNGAPPGGPDLLIAVKSVAADFERRQAVRQTWGAEGRVQGALVRRVFLLGVPRGAGTDGADAEGAGTRTQWSALLRAESRAYADILLWAFDDTFFNLTLKEIHFLAWASAYCPDVRFVFKGDADVFVHVGNLLEFLAPRDPEQDLLAGDVIVQARPIRVRASKYYIPEAVYGLPAYPAYAGGGGFVLSRATLRRLAGACAQVELFPIDDVFLGMCLQRLRLTPEPHPAFRTFGIPRPSAAPHLRTFDPCFYRELVVVHGLSAADIWLMWHLLHRPHGPACARPWPVAAGPFQWGP; encoded by the coding sequence ATGAGGCGGAGGCTGCGCCTACGCGGAGAAGCGTCGCTCACGCTGCTCCTCGGCGCCGCCCTCGGCCTCCTGCTCTATGCGCAGCGCGATGGCGCGGCCCCGACGACGAACGCGCCGCGAGCTCAAGGGAGGGCGGCGCCGGGGCCCACCCCGGGGCTCCGTGTATTTCAGGCGCCGGACGCGGGCGCAGCCCCGCCGGCCTACGAAGAAGATACGCCGGAGCCGCCCACGCCCACGGGACCTTTTGACTTTGGCCGCTATCTGCGAGCCAAGGACCAGCGGCGCTTCCCTCTCCTCATTAACCAGCCGCACAAGTGCCGAGGAAATGGCGCACCCCCCGGCGGACCCGACCTGCTCATCGCCGTCAAGTCGGTGGCTGCGGACTTCGAGCGGCGCCAAGCCGTGCGCCAGACGTGGGGTGCTGAGGGTCGCGTGCAGGGGGCGCTAGTGCGCCGGGTGTTTTTGCTGGGCGTGCCCCGGGGCGCGGGCACAGACGGGGCAGACGCGGAGGGGGCGGGCACTCGAACGCAGTGGAGCGCCCTGCTGCGTGCTGAGAGCCGTGCGTACGCGGACATCCTGCTCTGGGCCTTCGACGACACTTTCTTCAACCTAACGCTCAAGGAGATCCATTTTCTGGCCTGGGCCTCCGCCTACTGCCCCGACGTGCGCTTCGTTTTTAAGGGCGACGCCGACGTGTTTGTGCACGTGGGAAACCTGCTGGAGTTCCTGGCGCCAAGGGACCCGGAGCAGGACCTGCTTGCAGGTGACGTGATAGTGCAGGCGCGGCCAATCCGCGTGCGGGCCAGCAAGTACTACATCCCTGAGGCTGTGTACGGCCTGCCCGCCTACCCGGCCTACGCAGGCGGGGGCGGCTTCGTTCTCTCGAGGGCCACGCTGCGCCGCCTGGCCGGTGCCTGCGCGCAGGTTGAGCTTTTCCCCATTGATGACGTCTTTTTGGGCATGTGTCTACAGCGCCTGCGTCTCACGCCTGAGCCTCACCCTGCTTTCCGCACCTTTGGCATCCCTCGACCTTCAGCCGCTCCGCACCTCCGCACCTTCGACCCCTGCTTTTACCGCGAGCtggttgtagtgcacgggctctCGGCTGCTGACATATGGCTTATGTGGCACTTGCTGCACCGGCCGCACGGGCCAGCCTGTGCGCGTCCATGGCCTGTCGCTGCGGGTCCCTTCCAGTGGGGCCCCTAG